The Deinococcus reticulitermitis DNA window TGAGGACTGTTGGGCGCGGTATGTACGGGCTGTACGGGCTCGGGTACGCTCTGGCCGTGACCCTGCTCCCCCATGCCGCTCGCGTGGGGGGCTTTCATTGCGTACCCCCTTGCACCAGCGCACGGATGCCGGAGGCAGGGACGCGGATGATCTTCTCGGTGAGCCTGAGCGAGGGCAGCTTTCCGTCTCGGATGAGTTGACGCACGGTGGCCTCAGCCAGGTTGAGCAGCGAAGCCACTTCGCTGACGGTGAGATAGCTCTCATGCTGCGGAGTCGTTAGGCTTTGGCTCGTTCCTTCTGGG harbors:
- a CDS encoding helix-turn-helix domain-containing protein; its protein translation is MSNPEGTSQSLTTPQHESYLTVSEVASLLNLAEATVRQLIRDGKLPSLRLTEKIIRVPASGIRALVQGGTQ